A stretch of the Muntiacus reevesi chromosome 8, mMunRee1.1, whole genome shotgun sequence genome encodes the following:
- the SENP2 gene encoding sentrin-specific protease 2 isoform X2 gives MYKWLVRILGTIFRFCDRPVPPARALLKRRRSNSTLFSTVDTDEIPAKRPRLDCFIHQVKNSLYNAASLFGFPFQLTTKPMVTSACNGTRNVVPSGEVFSNSSSSELTGSGSWNNMLKLGNKSPNGISDYPKIRVTVTRDQPRRVLPSFGFTLSSEGYTRRPGGRRHSKGNPESSLTWKSQEQVVTEMISEEGGKGLRRPHCTVEEGVQKEEREKYRRLLERLKEGGHGNSVSPVTSTHQSSQRSQMDTLKTKGWGEEQSHGLKTTQFVPKQYRVVETRGPLCSVRSEKRCSKGKFSDTEKTVGIRLENECRRGLQLEPDLSEEVSARLRLGSGSNGLLRRKVSVLDAKEKGCPSRERDKRTEDLLELTEDMEKEISNALGHGPQDEILSSAFKLRITRGDIQTLRNYHWLNDEVINFYMNLLMERNKRQGYPALYAFSTFFYPKLKSGGYQAVKRWTKGVSLFEQELILVPIHRKVHWSLVAIDLRKRCLKYLDSMGQKGHRICEILLQYLQDESKTKRNIDLNLLEWTHYSMKPHEIPQQLNGSDCGMFTCKYADYISRDKPITFTQHQMPLFRKKMVWEILHQQLL, from the exons ATGTACAAATGGCTGGTTAGGATTCTCGGCACCATTTTCCGTTTCTGTGACCGGCCGGTGCCCCCTGCCAGGGCCCTCCTGAAGAGGCGGCGCTCGAACAG cactCTGTTTTCTACAGTGGACACTGATGAAATACCAGCCAAAAGACCAAGATTag ATTGCTTTATTCATCAAGTGAAAAACAGTCTGTACAATGCTGCCAGCTTGTTTGGATTTCCATTCCAGCTGACCACAAAACCCATGGTAACTTCTGCTTGTAATGGAACACGGAATGTGGTCCCTTCAGGAGAG GTATTTTCAAACTCCTCATCTTCTGAACTGACCGGCTCTGGATCCTGGAACAACATGCTGAAACTGG GTAATAAATCTCCTAATGGAATAAGTGATTATCCAAAGATCAGAGTGACAGTAACTCGAGATCAGCCACGCAGAGTCCTGCCTTCCTTTGG ttttactTTGAGCTCAGAAGGTTATACTAGAAGACCAGGTGGCCGTCGCCACAGCAAAGGCAATCCAGAGAGTTCTTTAACGTGGAAGTCTCAGGAGCAAGTTGTAACAGAGATGATTTCTGAAGAGGGTGGCAAGGGTCTGAGGCGTCCTCATTGTACTGTGGAGGAG GGtgttcaaaaagaagaaagagagaaataccGGAGGTTATTGGAGCGACTTAAAGAAGGTGGTCATGGAAACTCTGTTTCTCCTGTAACTTCAACTCATCAAAG TTCTCAAAGAAGTCAGATGGACACATTAAAGACCAAAGGCTGGGGGGAAGAGCAAAGTCATGGACTCAAAACAACTCAGTTTGTTCCAAAGCAAT ATAGAGTTGTTGAAACAAGGGGACCTCTGTGTTCAGTGAGAAGTGAAAAGAG GTGTTCAAAGGGGAAATTTTCTGATACAGAAAAGACAGTTGGAATCAGACTAGAAAATGAATGT aggaGGGGACTTCAGCTGGAACCCGACCTGTCTGAAGAAGTGTCAGCCCGACTCCGCCTGGGCAGTGGAAGTAATGGCTTACTCAGGAGGAAAGTGTCAGTGCTTGACGCAAAAGAAAAAGGCTGCCCAAGCAGAGAGCGGGATAAAAGGACGGAGGACCTTCTTGAGCTCACAGAG gacatggaaaaggaaatcagTAATGCTCTAGGCCATGGCCCACAGGATGAGATCCTAAGTAGTGCTTTCAAATTACGAATCACTCGAGGAGATATCCAGACCTTGAGAAACTATCACTGGCTCAATGATGAa GTCATTAATTTTTACATGAACCTCCtgatggaaagaaataaaaggcaagggTATCCAGCACTTTATGCATTCAGTACTTTCTTCtatccaaaattaaagtctggGGGTTACCAAGCAGTGAAAAGATGGACCAAAGGGGTCAGTCTCTTTGAACAGGAACTTATCCTGGTGCCTATTCATCGGAAGGTACATTGGAGCCTGGTG gctataGACCTAAGAAAAAGGTGTCTTAAATATCTGGATTCTATGGGACAAAAAGGCCACAGGATCTGTGAGATTCTCCT TCAGTATTTACAGGATGAAAGTAAGACCAAAAGAAATATTGACCTGAATCTTTTAGAGTGGACCCACTACAGCATGAAGCCACAT gAGATTCCTCAACAGTTGAATGGGAGTGATTGTGGAATGTTTACTTGTAAATATGCAGATTATATCTCTAGGGACAAACCTATCACATTTACTCAG CACCAGATGCCTCTGTTCCGGAAGAAGATGGTGTGGGAAATCCTTCATCAACAGTTGCTATGA
- the SENP2 gene encoding sentrin-specific protease 2 isoform X5 has translation MWLKYSDHRTGNKSPNGISDYPKIRVTVTRDQPRRVLPSFGFTLSSEGYTRRPGGRRHSKGNPESSLTWKSQEQVVTEMISEEGGKGLRRPHCTVEEGVQKEEREKYRRLLERLKEGGHGNSVSPVTSTHQSSQRSQMDTLKTKGWGEEQSHGLKTTQFVPKQFPHPGIEPVTPSVEAWSLNHWTARCSKGKFSDTEKTVGIRLENECRRGLQLEPDLSEEVSARLRLGSGSNGLLRRKVSVLDAKEKGCPSRERDKRTEDLLELTEDMEKEISNALGHGPQDEILSSAFKLRITRGDIQTLRNYHWLNDEVINFYMNLLMERNKRQGYPALYAFSTFFYPKLKSGGYQAVKRWTKGVSLFEQELILVPIHRKVHWSLVAIDLRKRCLKYLDSMGQKGHRICEILLQYLQDESKTKRNIDLNLLEWTHYSMKPHEIPQQLNGSDCGMFTCKYADYISRDKPITFTQHQMPLFRKKMVWEILHQQLL, from the exons ATGTGGCTGAAGTATAGTGACCATCGCACAG GTAATAAATCTCCTAATGGAATAAGTGATTATCCAAAGATCAGAGTGACAGTAACTCGAGATCAGCCACGCAGAGTCCTGCCTTCCTTTGG ttttactTTGAGCTCAGAAGGTTATACTAGAAGACCAGGTGGCCGTCGCCACAGCAAAGGCAATCCAGAGAGTTCTTTAACGTGGAAGTCTCAGGAGCAAGTTGTAACAGAGATGATTTCTGAAGAGGGTGGCAAGGGTCTGAGGCGTCCTCATTGTACTGTGGAGGAG GGtgttcaaaaagaagaaagagagaaataccGGAGGTTATTGGAGCGACTTAAAGAAGGTGGTCATGGAAACTCTGTTTCTCCTGTAACTTCAACTCATCAAAG TTCTCAAAGAAGTCAGATGGACACATTAAAGACCAAAGGCTGGGGGGAAGAGCAAAGTCATGGACTCAAAACAACTCAGTTTGTTCCAAAGCAAT ttccccacccaggtattgaacccgtgaccccttcagtggaagcgtggagtcttaaccactggactgcaagg TGTTCAAAGGGGAAATTTTCTGATACAGAAAAGACAGTTGGAATCAGACTAGAAAATGAATGT aggaGGGGACTTCAGCTGGAACCCGACCTGTCTGAAGAAGTGTCAGCCCGACTCCGCCTGGGCAGTGGAAGTAATGGCTTACTCAGGAGGAAAGTGTCAGTGCTTGACGCAAAAGAAAAAGGCTGCCCAAGCAGAGAGCGGGATAAAAGGACGGAGGACCTTCTTGAGCTCACAGAG gacatggaaaaggaaatcagTAATGCTCTAGGCCATGGCCCACAGGATGAGATCCTAAGTAGTGCTTTCAAATTACGAATCACTCGAGGAGATATCCAGACCTTGAGAAACTATCACTGGCTCAATGATGAa GTCATTAATTTTTACATGAACCTCCtgatggaaagaaataaaaggcaagggTATCCAGCACTTTATGCATTCAGTACTTTCTTCtatccaaaattaaagtctggGGGTTACCAAGCAGTGAAAAGATGGACCAAAGGGGTCAGTCTCTTTGAACAGGAACTTATCCTGGTGCCTATTCATCGGAAGGTACATTGGAGCCTGGTG gctataGACCTAAGAAAAAGGTGTCTTAAATATCTGGATTCTATGGGACAAAAAGGCCACAGGATCTGTGAGATTCTCCT TCAGTATTTACAGGATGAAAGTAAGACCAAAAGAAATATTGACCTGAATCTTTTAGAGTGGACCCACTACAGCATGAAGCCACAT gAGATTCCTCAACAGTTGAATGGGAGTGATTGTGGAATGTTTACTTGTAAATATGCAGATTATATCTCTAGGGACAAACCTATCACATTTACTCAG CACCAGATGCCTCTGTTCCGGAAGAAGATGGTGTGGGAAATCCTTCATCAACAGTTGCTATGA
- the SENP2 gene encoding sentrin-specific protease 2 isoform X4, with translation MVTSACNGTRNVVPSGEVFSNSSSSELTGSGSWNNMLKLGNKSPNGISDYPKIRVTVTRDQPRRVLPSFGFTLSSEGYTRRPGGRRHSKGNPESSLTWKSQEQVVTEMISEEGGKGLRRPHCTVEEGVQKEEREKYRRLLERLKEGGHGNSVSPVTSTHQSSQRSQMDTLKTKGWGEEQSHGLKTTQFVPKQFPHPGIEPVTPSVEAWSLNHWTARCSKGKFSDTEKTVGIRLENECRRGLQLEPDLSEEVSARLRLGSGSNGLLRRKVSVLDAKEKGCPSRERDKRTEDLLELTEDMEKEISNALGHGPQDEILSSAFKLRITRGDIQTLRNYHWLNDEVINFYMNLLMERNKRQGYPALYAFSTFFYPKLKSGGYQAVKRWTKGVSLFEQELILVPIHRKVHWSLVAIDLRKRCLKYLDSMGQKGHRICEILLQYLQDESKTKRNIDLNLLEWTHYSMKPHEIPQQLNGSDCGMFTCKYADYISRDKPITFTQHQMPLFRKKMVWEILHQQLL, from the exons ATGGTAACTTCTGCTTGTAATGGAACACGGAATGTGGTCCCTTCAGGAGAG GTATTTTCAAACTCCTCATCTTCTGAACTGACCGGCTCTGGATCCTGGAACAACATGCTGAAACTGG GTAATAAATCTCCTAATGGAATAAGTGATTATCCAAAGATCAGAGTGACAGTAACTCGAGATCAGCCACGCAGAGTCCTGCCTTCCTTTGG ttttactTTGAGCTCAGAAGGTTATACTAGAAGACCAGGTGGCCGTCGCCACAGCAAAGGCAATCCAGAGAGTTCTTTAACGTGGAAGTCTCAGGAGCAAGTTGTAACAGAGATGATTTCTGAAGAGGGTGGCAAGGGTCTGAGGCGTCCTCATTGTACTGTGGAGGAG GGtgttcaaaaagaagaaagagagaaataccGGAGGTTATTGGAGCGACTTAAAGAAGGTGGTCATGGAAACTCTGTTTCTCCTGTAACTTCAACTCATCAAAG TTCTCAAAGAAGTCAGATGGACACATTAAAGACCAAAGGCTGGGGGGAAGAGCAAAGTCATGGACTCAAAACAACTCAGTTTGTTCCAAAGCAAT ttccccacccaggtattgaacccgtgaccccttcagtggaagcgtggagtcttaaccactggactgcaagg TGTTCAAAGGGGAAATTTTCTGATACAGAAAAGACAGTTGGAATCAGACTAGAAAATGAATGT aggaGGGGACTTCAGCTGGAACCCGACCTGTCTGAAGAAGTGTCAGCCCGACTCCGCCTGGGCAGTGGAAGTAATGGCTTACTCAGGAGGAAAGTGTCAGTGCTTGACGCAAAAGAAAAAGGCTGCCCAAGCAGAGAGCGGGATAAAAGGACGGAGGACCTTCTTGAGCTCACAGAG gacatggaaaaggaaatcagTAATGCTCTAGGCCATGGCCCACAGGATGAGATCCTAAGTAGTGCTTTCAAATTACGAATCACTCGAGGAGATATCCAGACCTTGAGAAACTATCACTGGCTCAATGATGAa GTCATTAATTTTTACATGAACCTCCtgatggaaagaaataaaaggcaagggTATCCAGCACTTTATGCATTCAGTACTTTCTTCtatccaaaattaaagtctggGGGTTACCAAGCAGTGAAAAGATGGACCAAAGGGGTCAGTCTCTTTGAACAGGAACTTATCCTGGTGCCTATTCATCGGAAGGTACATTGGAGCCTGGTG gctataGACCTAAGAAAAAGGTGTCTTAAATATCTGGATTCTATGGGACAAAAAGGCCACAGGATCTGTGAGATTCTCCT TCAGTATTTACAGGATGAAAGTAAGACCAAAAGAAATATTGACCTGAATCTTTTAGAGTGGACCCACTACAGCATGAAGCCACAT gAGATTCCTCAACAGTTGAATGGGAGTGATTGTGGAATGTTTACTTGTAAATATGCAGATTATATCTCTAGGGACAAACCTATCACATTTACTCAG CACCAGATGCCTCTGTTCCGGAAGAAGATGGTGTGGGAAATCCTTCATCAACAGTTGCTATGA
- the SENP2 gene encoding sentrin-specific protease 2 isoform X3 encodes MYKWLVRILGTIFRFCDRPVPPARALLKRRRSNSTLFSTVDTDEIPAKRPRLDCFIHQVKNSLYNAASLFGFPFQLTTKPMVTSACNGTRNVVPSGEVFSNSSSSELTGSGSWNNMLKLGNKSPNGISDYPKIRVTVTRDQPRRVLPSFGFTLSSEGYTRRPGGRRHSKGNPESSLTWKSQEQVVTEMISEEGGKGLRRPHCTVEEGVQKEEREKYRRLLERLKEGGHGNSVSPVTSTHQRCSKGKFSDTEKTVGIRLENECRRGLQLEPDLSEEVSARLRLGSGSNGLLRRKVSVLDAKEKGCPSRERDKRTEDLLELTEDMEKEISNALGHGPQDEILSSAFKLRITRGDIQTLRNYHWLNDEVINFYMNLLMERNKRQGYPALYAFSTFFYPKLKSGGYQAVKRWTKGVSLFEQELILVPIHRKVHWSLVAIDLRKRCLKYLDSMGQKGHRICEILLQYLQDESKTKRNIDLNLLEWTHYSMKPHEIPQQLNGSDCGMFTCKYADYISRDKPITFTQHQMPLFRKKMVWEILHQQLL; translated from the exons ATGTACAAATGGCTGGTTAGGATTCTCGGCACCATTTTCCGTTTCTGTGACCGGCCGGTGCCCCCTGCCAGGGCCCTCCTGAAGAGGCGGCGCTCGAACAG cactCTGTTTTCTACAGTGGACACTGATGAAATACCAGCCAAAAGACCAAGATTag ATTGCTTTATTCATCAAGTGAAAAACAGTCTGTACAATGCTGCCAGCTTGTTTGGATTTCCATTCCAGCTGACCACAAAACCCATGGTAACTTCTGCTTGTAATGGAACACGGAATGTGGTCCCTTCAGGAGAG GTATTTTCAAACTCCTCATCTTCTGAACTGACCGGCTCTGGATCCTGGAACAACATGCTGAAACTGG GTAATAAATCTCCTAATGGAATAAGTGATTATCCAAAGATCAGAGTGACAGTAACTCGAGATCAGCCACGCAGAGTCCTGCCTTCCTTTGG ttttactTTGAGCTCAGAAGGTTATACTAGAAGACCAGGTGGCCGTCGCCACAGCAAAGGCAATCCAGAGAGTTCTTTAACGTGGAAGTCTCAGGAGCAAGTTGTAACAGAGATGATTTCTGAAGAGGGTGGCAAGGGTCTGAGGCGTCCTCATTGTACTGTGGAGGAG GGtgttcaaaaagaagaaagagagaaataccGGAGGTTATTGGAGCGACTTAAAGAAGGTGGTCATGGAAACTCTGTTTCTCCTGTAACTTCAACTCATCAAAG GTGTTCAAAGGGGAAATTTTCTGATACAGAAAAGACAGTTGGAATCAGACTAGAAAATGAATGT aggaGGGGACTTCAGCTGGAACCCGACCTGTCTGAAGAAGTGTCAGCCCGACTCCGCCTGGGCAGTGGAAGTAATGGCTTACTCAGGAGGAAAGTGTCAGTGCTTGACGCAAAAGAAAAAGGCTGCCCAAGCAGAGAGCGGGATAAAAGGACGGAGGACCTTCTTGAGCTCACAGAG gacatggaaaaggaaatcagTAATGCTCTAGGCCATGGCCCACAGGATGAGATCCTAAGTAGTGCTTTCAAATTACGAATCACTCGAGGAGATATCCAGACCTTGAGAAACTATCACTGGCTCAATGATGAa GTCATTAATTTTTACATGAACCTCCtgatggaaagaaataaaaggcaagggTATCCAGCACTTTATGCATTCAGTACTTTCTTCtatccaaaattaaagtctggGGGTTACCAAGCAGTGAAAAGATGGACCAAAGGGGTCAGTCTCTTTGAACAGGAACTTATCCTGGTGCCTATTCATCGGAAGGTACATTGGAGCCTGGTG gctataGACCTAAGAAAAAGGTGTCTTAAATATCTGGATTCTATGGGACAAAAAGGCCACAGGATCTGTGAGATTCTCCT TCAGTATTTACAGGATGAAAGTAAGACCAAAAGAAATATTGACCTGAATCTTTTAGAGTGGACCCACTACAGCATGAAGCCACAT gAGATTCCTCAACAGTTGAATGGGAGTGATTGTGGAATGTTTACTTGTAAATATGCAGATTATATCTCTAGGGACAAACCTATCACATTTACTCAG CACCAGATGCCTCTGTTCCGGAAGAAGATGGTGTGGGAAATCCTTCATCAACAGTTGCTATGA
- the SENP2 gene encoding sentrin-specific protease 2 isoform X1, which translates to MYKWLVRILGTIFRFCDRPVPPARALLKRRRSNSTLFSTVDTDEIPAKRPRLDCFIHQVKNSLYNAASLFGFPFQLTTKPMVTSACNGTRNVVPSGEVFSNSSSSELTGSGSWNNMLKLGNKSPNGISDYPKIRVTVTRDQPRRVLPSFGFTLSSEGYTRRPGGRRHSKGNPESSLTWKSQEQVVTEMISEEGGKGLRRPHCTVEEGVQKEEREKYRRLLERLKEGGHGNSVSPVTSTHQSSQRSQMDTLKTKGWGEEQSHGLKTTQFVPKQFPHPGIEPVTPSVEAWSLNHWTARCSKGKFSDTEKTVGIRLENECRRGLQLEPDLSEEVSARLRLGSGSNGLLRRKVSVLDAKEKGCPSRERDKRTEDLLELTEDMEKEISNALGHGPQDEILSSAFKLRITRGDIQTLRNYHWLNDEVINFYMNLLMERNKRQGYPALYAFSTFFYPKLKSGGYQAVKRWTKGVSLFEQELILVPIHRKVHWSLVAIDLRKRCLKYLDSMGQKGHRICEILLQYLQDESKTKRNIDLNLLEWTHYSMKPHEIPQQLNGSDCGMFTCKYADYISRDKPITFTQHQMPLFRKKMVWEILHQQLL; encoded by the exons ATGTACAAATGGCTGGTTAGGATTCTCGGCACCATTTTCCGTTTCTGTGACCGGCCGGTGCCCCCTGCCAGGGCCCTCCTGAAGAGGCGGCGCTCGAACAG cactCTGTTTTCTACAGTGGACACTGATGAAATACCAGCCAAAAGACCAAGATTag ATTGCTTTATTCATCAAGTGAAAAACAGTCTGTACAATGCTGCCAGCTTGTTTGGATTTCCATTCCAGCTGACCACAAAACCCATGGTAACTTCTGCTTGTAATGGAACACGGAATGTGGTCCCTTCAGGAGAG GTATTTTCAAACTCCTCATCTTCTGAACTGACCGGCTCTGGATCCTGGAACAACATGCTGAAACTGG GTAATAAATCTCCTAATGGAATAAGTGATTATCCAAAGATCAGAGTGACAGTAACTCGAGATCAGCCACGCAGAGTCCTGCCTTCCTTTGG ttttactTTGAGCTCAGAAGGTTATACTAGAAGACCAGGTGGCCGTCGCCACAGCAAAGGCAATCCAGAGAGTTCTTTAACGTGGAAGTCTCAGGAGCAAGTTGTAACAGAGATGATTTCTGAAGAGGGTGGCAAGGGTCTGAGGCGTCCTCATTGTACTGTGGAGGAG GGtgttcaaaaagaagaaagagagaaataccGGAGGTTATTGGAGCGACTTAAAGAAGGTGGTCATGGAAACTCTGTTTCTCCTGTAACTTCAACTCATCAAAG TTCTCAAAGAAGTCAGATGGACACATTAAAGACCAAAGGCTGGGGGGAAGAGCAAAGTCATGGACTCAAAACAACTCAGTTTGTTCCAAAGCAAT ttccccacccaggtattgaacccgtgaccccttcagtggaagcgtggagtcttaaccactggactgcaagg TGTTCAAAGGGGAAATTTTCTGATACAGAAAAGACAGTTGGAATCAGACTAGAAAATGAATGT aggaGGGGACTTCAGCTGGAACCCGACCTGTCTGAAGAAGTGTCAGCCCGACTCCGCCTGGGCAGTGGAAGTAATGGCTTACTCAGGAGGAAAGTGTCAGTGCTTGACGCAAAAGAAAAAGGCTGCCCAAGCAGAGAGCGGGATAAAAGGACGGAGGACCTTCTTGAGCTCACAGAG gacatggaaaaggaaatcagTAATGCTCTAGGCCATGGCCCACAGGATGAGATCCTAAGTAGTGCTTTCAAATTACGAATCACTCGAGGAGATATCCAGACCTTGAGAAACTATCACTGGCTCAATGATGAa GTCATTAATTTTTACATGAACCTCCtgatggaaagaaataaaaggcaagggTATCCAGCACTTTATGCATTCAGTACTTTCTTCtatccaaaattaaagtctggGGGTTACCAAGCAGTGAAAAGATGGACCAAAGGGGTCAGTCTCTTTGAACAGGAACTTATCCTGGTGCCTATTCATCGGAAGGTACATTGGAGCCTGGTG gctataGACCTAAGAAAAAGGTGTCTTAAATATCTGGATTCTATGGGACAAAAAGGCCACAGGATCTGTGAGATTCTCCT TCAGTATTTACAGGATGAAAGTAAGACCAAAAGAAATATTGACCTGAATCTTTTAGAGTGGACCCACTACAGCATGAAGCCACAT gAGATTCCTCAACAGTTGAATGGGAGTGATTGTGGAATGTTTACTTGTAAATATGCAGATTATATCTCTAGGGACAAACCTATCACATTTACTCAG CACCAGATGCCTCTGTTCCGGAAGAAGATGGTGTGGGAAATCCTTCATCAACAGTTGCTATGA